aactgctttcagatggtctttttgcatgaccctttgtttcaaccattcagtcttgcatttgaaataaaaggaaaagtattaatacacatatatatatatttatttaaaaataaataaaaaattgatatatacgtattctgaggacatcttcatgagttcttcttatgtgtgcagtgataaattcacaaacgtagtatccacacaagtttttacctggttgctgccgcaaacacaactgtacgagaagaagattattctcatcatctcacacgtaaattgaagtacgatataggccccgttcgcttgtcttaaatttggcttgttcggcttgttttttcagccggaacagtgtttttctctcacaacaattcagccggaacagtgtttttcagccagtttcagccaaagttcagaccagcgaacggggccatagtaattaaacacgtgggggagtatatatagtacaacttactggtatttcaactacattaagtggtgtcttgcaatccttgcggtgttgccgaataaactctttccaaaccctgtgcgaccaataatgtacaatcgttaataaattatggcaaagtctattcaataatagttgtgcgcgtgtcgacagaatatcatcggcagtccaccgaggggtatcccgcgatggtagattgatcgacagaggagcgtgtaatcaagaataagaaggcaacacagacacacgagttatacaggttcaggccgtcagtatgacgtaataccttactcctgtggtctgttggtttgtattagctatcgtatgatttgccgtgatttcgtagggggtccctgcccgccttatatagtccagggggcaaggttacaagatggttagatctgagagataactggaaagtaataacagattacaagaaacacgggATCTTGCATATCCTATCAGACTACGTGACATCTTCCGGATATCCttcccatgccttgcgggaggcgccgagcagaatcgtgccccgcaaggctccttcacgtgggctggaccgcccctggaggcgtagcccatgtggctgtcgtgggtatctggggtcataccccccacagctagtgcccaagcaccttgtacccgttgagcaacaccgtcttgaactttcccgagcaggtgcgaacaaaaaccgagcatggtccaaccaccataacGAATCGCTGattagttgtgagcagttgccgagcagcgtgcacCATCGCCGACCAGTGTGTTTCgagcacggcttgtcataagggtgtaaggagctcaatttgagaattgaAAATTCCCGCAtggtaaaatgaagtgtgcccacttagagtccgaccacgaggttAAAGAAACCTTGGTTTAACTTTTAGAGGCTCGGAgtctttcagaaaaaaaaacaaacacattcgtcgcgaggtgaagtgtgcccacttagtccccgagcctgacagtaggtgacgtagtcaggtggtgccaggctcagaaaatattgaaccagccgagcaggttaccagtccccgagcgtagcctcgagatgaaaaacaaacacattcaccgcaaggtgaagtgtgcccacttagtccctgagcctgacagtaggtgacgtagtcacgtggtgccaggctcagaaaaaaGTAATCCATCCGAGCAAGTAGCCAGTCCCCGTGTGTCgggcgtagatatcggataaatcaaatcgtggagaaaaaaatCGGAGTAATGGCTGTGCAGCATCGGGTGCTGAGCCTTATTAAATTGCGGAGAAATTGGTGAATatttggcggcgataaatgagcgacgtgggctacTATTGCGTGATAGCCCAacttgcggcccattaaacctcTTTGGTGGAGTCAAAATAGCGCTAATGGCGAgaacagtttcccaaaaaccctcaggcaCAATGAAAGCTGgaggaagtgctttataaccgcgccgccacatacatcgcctcctacctcactcagtttgcctttcttccttccttcgcAAACCCTACGCTCCACATTCCGCACCATCGTGAGCACTCGCCTCCAACCCAGTTCCAATCCAGAGAAaatggcgccgaaaaaaggagccgcaaagccggagaaagtggccaccggagctagccacgacgaggagtgggtgtcgTCGAAGACGTCGGTGGCGGATCTCgataggatggtggcggcgggcgttctcccagaccacctcactgctggatggcagccggctagtggtgagcccttcccgacaccacatactgatgaggctgtagtatttgaagattatttctggcgaggattagggtttcctgtccacccctttctaagggatcttatggagttttgggcgattagcctctgtaatctgcatcccaacaccattctgcatgtttctatctttatccatttctgcgaggcgtttctcggtgttcttccgcacttcaacctctttaggcacctgttctgtctgaagaagaaggggggtagcgattccaaggtggtcggcggcgtgtacctgcaactcagggatgggatggccagtgaATATATCAGTGTACCGCTAAATACCTCCCTTAAAGGTTGAAATGCCAGGTGGTTTCTATATCAAAtaaagtcacccaatgattcgatgcgacgtccaccacatcccggttaatcatattaactggtcggagagacccaacaatgctgagatggagcaggtaatggaactgctggacttgattaagggcattgagcttaggggtgaactggtggcggctagcttcatagtgcggcgCGTTCAGCCCTGcaaaagagagggcccacccagcatttgactataaaggtgacaacgacggtacccgGGAAAACACAGACCGTCTGACGAAGATGGAAGTGATAGAccgtgccatggatctatttacttccaatgtctcattcagctggccaaaaggaacgaaggctttcaactgcaccaatCCACCTCCTCAAGTAACCATTTCGCTTCGCATCGATCAGGCATTAATTGCCGAGCataggactgacttacttatgaaaagatccattcgcaggatagggcaatatacttttcagacgtgccgagagccgattggccgaaAGGGGTGGACATTCGGCGGCTGCTACAGCCCAAAGAAGAGGAGCCGAGCTCCtcatcggatagtccatccccagtatCGGAGAAGATTCGCGGGAAAAAGCCGGCAGTAGACGAGCCGGTCCAAAAGAGGAGGAAAACCGcaagctctcatgcacacaaagcAGGCGGCATCTCTCTTGGTGAAGACCGAACAgttcgaccacgaagaaccgctgtgctggagtggttggatgatgacgaggaccagTCAGTGCTTCCACCGAGCACGAAGGAGGCATCGGCGGACGCTGAAGCTCTCAAGCAGCAAGCAAGGGAAAGTTATGTTCGGGCAACGATAGAAATCCCAGCGACGCAAACTaccggagtccccgagcaacaagaggGGATAACCGCAGAACCATGCACAGAAGGTGGGACCCCCGAGCGCCGAGAAGAGCAGCAGCCCGCTGCAGAGGTGCAGGGGTCCTCCCATCGAGCTGACTAGGCAGCCGCGCCAGGGGGATCAAGCAGGCttcgccgattcaagaaaatcaatcggaagaccaaaccataagtatatttgccttggagtaataatattgttccttgatttctcTTGGTTACTGACAAGCTGACATTACATAGAGCAACGCCGAGGCCcgtgacctcagaagaaaaaatgaCAACTGCTCCCGGccgggagtccccgagtgctcgacgAACAGAGGACGGGCCAGCCACTACTGCCAGCATTCCTGGCGATGGTGAATCGTTGGCGCACACAACAGGCGCGTCGGCGACCGCGACCGAGACTACGACTAAAAAAGTTGATACTTTGGTAGCGGAAACTGCAACTGTTGTTGATGCGCCGGAGGCTATGGATGCAACTCCACCAACGACCGAGGAGCAAATGTCGTCACCTGCGGGGATGCTGGGAGTGGTCGGCGCAGCGGGCCGACCACGGAGCCCCCCAGTGGTGCCTCAAGCGACGGCGGAAgaggacgaggttgtggagatcgagcatGCCGCACCTAAACCCCAGTCCGTCTGGATTCTCCGAAAACGTGGGGAAGATGTAGTAGTTGttgaggaggaagacaccactaGGGAAATAAAGAGGTTGAAAACCGCCGTTGCTGGAGTAATGACTCAAATTGAGGTTAGTACCTCACCTGAAACAatgatatatgttgttggagaTCAAGGTTTATCTTTTGTCATGTTAatccgcaggggatagctcgaacagctgatcaacggcaccaactgatgaagaggatggagcccctcgccaagGAGAACAAGATACTCCGGGAAGCGTTAAGTCTTTCGGAGAAGAGTATTCAGAGGGCCCAGTGCGAGCGGGACCTTGCACAGTTGAACTcgcgggaccttgaacatcagaaggagGTTCTGTCCAAGCGACTAACGGCTGCatccgagcagctgaagaagacgtCCGAACAACTGGCCACTGTATCCGAGGAActaaaaaatatgtccgagcaGTTGGGCAAGAAAAACGGAGAACTAAAAAATAAAACCGAGCAGCTAgaccggaagtgccagcagttcgaggatgtatccaagctgaaATCCGGTATTCCTTTTCACATAATGTACTTTGCAGTAGTTGGCCGTTCGTTTTTTTTAAACAATTGAttttgcagagcaagatgcagaactcaactAGCTTCGCCAAACCGTCGAGcaaatccgacaagagaaaatgaaagagtcggagcgagcagataaactggccgaagaattgaaaggtaggtaCCCC
The nucleotide sequence above comes from Miscanthus floridulus cultivar M001 chromosome 18, ASM1932011v1, whole genome shotgun sequence. Encoded proteins:
- the LOC136523321 gene encoding uncharacterized protein gives rise to the protein MTTAPGRESPSARRTEDGPATTASIPGDGESLAHTTGASATATETTTKKVDTLVAETATVVDAPEAMDATPPTTEEQMSSPAGMLGVVGAAGRPRSPPVVPQATAEEDEVVEIEHAAPKPQSVWILRKRGEDVVVVEEEDTTREIKRLKTAVAGVMTQIEGIARTADQRHQLMKRMEPLAKENKILREALSLSEKSIQRAQCERDLAQLNSRDLEHQKEVLSKRLTAASEQLKKTSEQLATVSEELKNMSEQLGKKNGELKNKTEQLDRKCQQFEDVSKLKSDYRHKTKAQFDVLVQEAKV